From one Thamnophis elegans isolate rThaEle1 chromosome 7, rThaEle1.pri, whole genome shotgun sequence genomic stretch:
- the CAV2 gene encoding caveolin-2 has translation MGLEKEKADTKIFMDEDGFDRSDSPAPSDTGKNSEKAAPDRDPRGLNSHLKLGFEDVIAEPSSIHSFDKVWVCSHALFELSKYLIYKLLTFVLAVPLALVAGILFAVLSCLHIWVVMPFIKSILLILPSVQTVWKSLTDGFIAPVCHSMGQCFSGINIRLDQE, from the exons ATGGGGCTGGAGAAAGAGAAAGCGGACACCAAAATCTTCATGGATGAAGACGGCTTCGATCGGAGCGACAGCCCCGCGCCGTCCGACACCGGCAAGAATTCGGAGAAAGCAGCGCCCGACCGGGACCCGCGCGGGCTTAACAGCCACCTGAAG TTGGGGTTTGAGGACGTGATAGCAGAACCTTCGTCCATTCACTCTTTCGATAAAGTCTGGGTCTGCAGCCACGCTCTCTTTGAGCTCAGCAAGTACCTGATATATAAGCTCCTGACATTTGTCCTTGCTGTTCCCTTGGCCCTGGTTGCAGGAATTCTCTTTGCGGTGCTCAGTTGCCTACACATCTG GGTTGTGATGCCATTCATAAAGTCTATCCTTTTGATCTTGCCATCCGTGCAAACTGTATGGAAGAGCTTGACAGATGGTTTCATTGCACCAGTGTGTCACAGCATGGGACAGTGCTTTTCAGGAATCAACATACGCCTTGACCAAGAGTGA